One region of Quercus lobata isolate SW786 chromosome 2, ValleyOak3.0 Primary Assembly, whole genome shotgun sequence genomic DNA includes:
- the LOC115960030 gene encoding uncharacterized protein LOC115960030 — MGNTSGVNREDESSRSKQTHNDKPENSTKDLNFSTEGSISPDQLKELIKETIKDQVGGGSQASIAYAKPYTQRIDLLRMPQNYQPPKFQQFEGKGNPRQHVAHFVETCNNAGTYGDLMVKQFVRSLKGNAFDWYTNLAPGSIDSWNQMEREFLNRFYSTRRTVSMIELTNSKQWKEEPVIDYIQRWRNLSLNCKDQLSEASAIEMCIQGMNWAISYILQGIKPKTFEELATRAHDMELSIASNGHQGPPVQEPYNGRERQDTRKGGKFPPKLENKQSLIVTTAPLKVLVKPKIKEQTYALTQERRRRPTLQEMQEKKYPFPDSDISNMLDHLLELKLIELPEMKRPEEADQTNDPKYYKYHRLIGHPIEQCFVLKDKIMELAHQGKITFDDEVATANLAMVASTTTFTYFTIQFGSFEPIEVKMAFSPVPVPEDYIFSSLTCYQISGEEDSSDSEEEIERAIMYRAYWSSIIFTDDDRLLGSKIHNRPLFVTGYIREQEVNRILIDGGSAVNILPLKILKELGISLDELLPSKLMIQGFNQSGQRAIGKIRLHMLIGEMESSALFHVIDAKTTYKVLMGRPWLHEYGVVPSTYHQCFKYFQDGQVKKIVADHKPFTVAESHFADAKFYLEDDTPEEAQVIVSQSSKDVNLHYKTSRIDSLV; from the coding sequence ATGGGGAATACATCTGGAGTGAATCGTGAAGATGAAAGCTCTAGGTCGAAACAAACCCATAATGACAAACCTGAAAATTCAACAAAGGATCTTAATTTCTCTACAGAGGGGTCTATCTCTCCTGACCAGCTTAAGGAGTTAATCAAGGAGACTATCAAAGACCAAGTAGGGGGTGGAAGTCAAGCATCCATTGCCTACGCTAAACCATACACTCAAAGGATAGATCTCTTGAGGATGCCTCAAAACTATCAGCCACCAAAGTTCCAACAATTTGAGGGTAAAGGCAATCCAAGGCAACATGTAGCTCACTTTGTGGAAACTTGTAACAATGCTGGAACTTATGGGGATCTCATGGTCAAGCAATTTGTTCGCTCTTTGAAGGGAAATGCGTTTGATTGGTATACCAACCTAGCGCCTGGCTCCATTGATAGTTGGAATCAAATGGAGCGAGAATTCCTAAATCGTTTTTATAGTACTCGGCGTACTGTTAGCATGATAGAACTCACCAATTCAAAGCAGTGGAAAGAAGAGCCTGTCATTGATTACATTCAACGGTGGAGAAATCTTAGTCTCAATTGCAAGGATCAATTATCTGAAGCGTCTGCAATTGAGATGTGCATTCAAGGAATGAATTGGGCTATAAGCTacattcttcaaggaataaagcctaaaacatttgaagaattAGCAACACGTGCTCATGACATGGAGCTTAGTATTGCTTCTAATGGTCACCAAGGCCCACCTGTTCAAGAACCCTACAATGGGAGAGAAAGACAAGATACTCGCAAAGGGGGCAAATTCCCTCCTAAACTGGAAAACAAACAGTCTTTGATTGTAACTACTGCTCCTCTCAAAGTTCTAGTTAAACCTAAGATAAAAGAACAAACATATGCTCTCAcacaagagagaagaagaagaccaacCTTACaagaaatgcaagaaaagaaatatccatTCCCTGATTCCGATATCTCTAACATGTTGGATCATCTACTTGAGTTGAAGTTGATTGAGCTACCGGAGATGAAACGTCCTGAAGAGGCTGACCAAACAAATGATCCCAAGTATTACAAGTATCATCGCCTCATAGGCCACCCCATAGAACAATGCTTTGTGTTGAAAGATAAAATCATGGAGCTAGCCCATCAAGGAAAGATCACATTTGATGATGAAGTTGCAACTGCCAATCTAGCCATGGTAGCCTCAACAACCACTTTTACTTATTTCACCATTCAATTTGGCTCATTTGAGCCTATTGAGGTGAAAATGGCTTTCTCCCCAGTGCCAGTTCCCGAGGATTATATCTTTTCATCTCTTACATGTTATCAAATAAGTGGTGAAGAAGACTCTTCAGATAGTGAGGAAGAAATAGAGCGAGCTATTATGTATAGAGCATATTGGTCTTCAATCATTTTCACTGATGATGATCGTTTGTTGGGATCCAAGATTCATAATCGTCCCTTATTTGTGACTGGCTACATTCGAGAACAAGAAGTCAATCGTATCCTTATTGATGGTGGATCTGCAGTTAATATCCTTCCactcaaaatattgaaagaacTTGGAATCTCATTGGATGAACTACTTCCCAGTAAATTGATGATTCAAGGCTTTAATCAAAGTGGACAAAGAGCTATTGGAAAGATTAGACTTCATATGCTCATCGGTGAAATGGAATCAAGTGCACTCTTTCATGTCATTGATGCCAAGACCACTTACAAAGTGCTTATGGGAAGACCATGGTTGCATGAGTATGGTGTTGTGCCATCTACATATCACCAATGCTTTAAATATTTCCAAGATGGACAAGTTAAGAAGATAGTAGCTGATCACAAGCCTTTTACTGTAGCTGAATCACATTTTGCTGATGCAAAATTTTACTTGGAAGATGATACACCAGAAGAAGCACAAGTCATTGTTTCACAATCTAGCAAAGATGTAAACCTCCACTACAAAACTTCAAGGATTGACTCTCTAGTTTAG